One region of Oryza glaberrima chromosome 7, OglaRS2, whole genome shotgun sequence genomic DNA includes:
- the LOC127779526 gene encoding uncharacterized protein LOC127779526, which yields MDIPLNGIPFSSSPHCPSHRQTHDPAMAWLPRSTNARRPATCQAARRDGAGWATISGGQPKQPTRRPARRDGTRRGRQARIFGGDEQPTYVARASRRIPSRPFLKQVVTGTSRLTCVIVNQAMSPKRQEFLALFTSPGDYSLMSYIKDIPTLKGDNYEEWKRELDLTFILGEVDWVLTTSCPIEPAELFRGEKESDAEWQKRERENASLIMSYDIEHMKWTLANKECLAAVKNTIEPTILGLIPEYDTVSKYLESIKSQFAGSSKFYATQLIKQLVTERYHTGGVKDHILRMSNMASKLKQKDLGISDDFLVHLVMTSLPKHFVNLVVNYKISPEKWNIEELISNCVQEEERIKETIGGSINLVKDNKEKSHRSPSSKAKQPQHLPQQQQFTVETGSVSPLQEDKTFQERSS from the exons ATGGATATACCGTTGAACGGTATACCGTTCTCTAGCAGCCCTCATTGTCCATCCCACCGACAGACGCACGATCCGGCAATGGCCTGGCTGCCTCGATCGACTAACGCGAGGCGGCCGGCAACCTGCCAGGCTGCTAGGCGCGACGGTGCTGGCTGGGCGACGATCTCCGGCGGGCAACCAAAGCAGCCGACAAGGCGACCAGCTAGGCGCGACGGCACCAGGCGGGGGCGGCAGGCAAGGATCTTCGGTGGAGACGAGCAGCCGACATACGTGGCGAGGGCGAGCCGGCGAATCCCCTCCAGGCCATTCCTCAAACAG GTTGTCACCGGCACATCACGACTCACATGTGTCATAGTCAATCAGGCAATGTCTCCGAAAAGACAGGAATTCTTGGCCCTGTTTACATCCCCcg GTGACTACTCCTTGATGAGTTACATTAAAGATATTCCGACCCTGAAAGGAGATAACTACGAAGAATGGAAAAGAGAACTCGACCTTACTTTTATCTTGGGAGAGGTGGACTGGGTGTTGACTACCTCATGTCCTATAGAACCTGCTGAACTTTTCAGAGGTGAAAAAGAGTCAGATGCTGAAtggcaaaagagagagagggaaaatgCTTCCCTCATCATGTCGTATGACATTGAGCATATGAAATGGACCTTAGCCAACAAGGAATGTTTGGCTGCGGTAAAGAACACGATTGAGCCAACCATATTGGGCTTAATCCCAGAGTATGACACCGTCTCTAAGTACCTCGAAAGTATAAAGAGCCAGTTTGCTGGTTCTTCAAAGTTTTATGCGACACAACTGATAAAGCAGCTTGTGACAGAAAGGTACCATACAGGTGGTGTAAAAGACCACATTCTTAGGATGAGCAACATGGCTTCCAAGTTGAAGCAAAAAGATTTGGGCATCTCAGATGACTTTCTGGTCCATCTGGTTATGACCTCATTGCCAAAGCACTTTGTCAACCTTGTTGTCAACTACAAAATAAGTCCAGAGAAATGGAATATTGAAGAGCTCATCTCTAATTGTGTGCAAGAGGAGGAAAGAATCAAAGAGACCATTGGTGGCTCAATTAACCTTGTTAAAGATAACAAGGAAAAGAGCCACAGGTCACCCTCCTCAAAAGCAAAACAGCCTCAGCATCTGCCTCAGCAACAACAGTTTACAGTTGAGACAGGATCAGTGTCTCCACTGCAAGAAGACAAGACATTCCAAGAAAGATCGTCCTGA